In Verrucomicrobiota bacterium, a single genomic region encodes these proteins:
- a CDS encoding CmcI family methyltransferase, whose product MIRKIISKITGEKHGQLTGNISLPQRTWGFYHEGINIPLLHKGYQPEINKWVLSDFLLERVIPVVGIHPYPIDELMLMSSSLILSRAKLVIEWGTNIGKSARIFHETKQAFDLDCVIHSVDLPPDVDHVEHPGQRRGELVREISSVRLHEGDGLIVAKKLVTDIGDDEGVLFFLDGDHSYETVQKELKSVFSMCPRASVLLHDTFYQEEASGYNIGPFKATNEYLDSMSETHFVFRTNLGLPGMTLLLKK is encoded by the coding sequence ATGATTCGTAAAATTATTTCAAAAATTACTGGTGAAAAACATGGTCAACTAACTGGCAATATTTCTTTACCTCAAAGAACATGGGGATTTTATCATGAGGGTATAAATATTCCTCTACTGCATAAAGGATATCAACCGGAAATTAATAAATGGGTACTTTCTGATTTTTTACTCGAGAGAGTAATCCCAGTGGTGGGAATTCACCCCTATCCGATAGATGAACTGATGCTCATGTCTTCCAGTTTAATTTTGTCTCGAGCCAAACTCGTTATTGAGTGGGGAACTAATATCGGAAAATCAGCACGGATTTTCCATGAAACAAAGCAAGCATTTGATTTAGATTGTGTTATTCACTCAGTTGACTTACCTCCAGATGTCGACCATGTCGAGCACCCTGGACAACGTCGTGGGGAATTAGTCCGTGAAATTAGTTCTGTTAGACTACACGAGGGAGACGGTTTGATTGTTGCAAAAAAACTAGTGACTGACATCGGTGACGATGAAGGAGTATTATTTTTTCTCGATGGAGACCATAGTTATGAGACTGTTCAAAAAGAGCTAAAATCAGTTTTCTCAATGTGTCCTCGGGCATCCGTATTACTTCATGATACATTCTATCAGGAGGAAGCGAGTGGATATAATATAGGACCGTTTAAAGCCACTAATGAATATCTGGATTCCATGAGTGAGACACATTTTGTTTTTCGGACAAATCTCGGCCTTCCAGGAATGACACTTCTATTAAAAAAGTGA
- a CDS encoding glycosyltransferase: MHPTVSVILPVYNGSKYLRQSIDSILCQSLQNFELIILNDGSTDDSKKIIDEYRDSRIIKVEHANMGLAKTLNVGLEQARGKYIARQDQDDISFPKRLEMQVSYLENKSSLILCGGSAKIIGGGKHKQWNYPQEPGVIHCELLFSNVFAHSSVVFRKESLDRASLRYSNDYPYAEDYEMWVRCSNGHNIANLNDLLLEYRISPSSSSRKNVSIQESSIKRIQESILKRMCISPTNEEWLIHRRIEYPGNINSLAELKSFEQWLLKLKKSNDVNGIFQEETFNHVLAERWWYVCRYATSMGLNTWYCFYRSALLMTSSPSISKRMKLLLHTLLTNTHK; encoded by the coding sequence ATGCACCCTACCGTTAGCGTTATACTTCCTGTATATAATGGCTCGAAATATTTAAGACAGTCAATTGATTCGATATTATGTCAATCATTGCAGAATTTTGAACTCATTATCCTCAATGACGGATCAACCGATGATAGCAAAAAGATTATAGACGAATATAGGGACAGTAGAATTATTAAAGTAGAACATGCCAATATGGGCTTGGCGAAAACACTAAATGTGGGTTTAGAACAAGCTCGAGGAAAGTACATAGCACGGCAGGATCAAGATGATATTTCGTTTCCAAAACGCTTAGAAATGCAAGTCAGCTACCTTGAAAATAAATCTTCTCTCATATTGTGCGGAGGTTCGGCGAAAATTATTGGCGGAGGCAAACATAAACAATGGAATTATCCGCAAGAACCAGGCGTCATCCATTGTGAATTACTTTTTTCTAATGTATTTGCCCATTCAAGTGTGGTATTCAGAAAAGAATCCTTGGATCGGGCTTCTCTACGTTACTCAAATGACTATCCTTATGCAGAAGATTATGAAATGTGGGTGAGATGTAGCAATGGCCATAATATTGCGAATTTGAATGATTTACTGTTAGAATATAGAATATCCCCCTCTAGCAGCAGCAGGAAAAATGTCTCCATCCAAGAATCTTCGATAAAAAGAATTCAAGAATCCATTTTAAAACGAATGTGTATTAGCCCGACTAATGAGGAGTGGCTTATCCATAGAAGAATTGAATACCCTGGAAATATTAATAGTTTGGCAGAACTCAAAAGTTTTGAACAATGGCTTTTGAAATTAAAGAAGTCCAATGATGTTAATGGAATTTTTCAAGAAGAGACATTTAATCATGTTCTTGCAGAGAGGTGGTGGTATGTATGCCGTTATGCCACTTCCATGGGATTAAATACATGGTATTGTTTTTATAGGTCAGCACTTCTTATGACTTCATCACCTAGCATATCAAAAAGAATGAAATTACTTTTGCACACCTTGTTAACAAATACCCATAAATGA
- a CDS encoding alpha-1,2-fucosyltransferase translates to MNLDKFILASLNGGLGNQIFQYAHARAHAAKNNVPLYFDLSFFNQEFITDTPRVYLLDQYSIFGTAIPEKLADKYRPIPSTGWRHRLASRFPKIFSSKNINCIGEQSFSYNPVLIDRWPVQLKGYWQSEKYFLYIRDQLINEISLKQLPNAENLGWLRKITSCDSICLHVRRGDYVTNPAASKTHGLCGIDYYQKAIINLGEKIPAGEFFVFSDDLQWSKDHLKFTHPSHFVDCNPPDKGPEDLRLMQNCKHFITANSSFSWWAAWLGQNPFKIVISPTKWFATGNYDTSDLYPSTWIRL, encoded by the coding sequence GTGAATCTAGATAAGTTTATTCTCGCTAGTCTGAATGGAGGCTTGGGCAACCAAATTTTCCAGTATGCTCATGCCCGTGCCCATGCTGCTAAAAATAATGTTCCCTTATACTTTGATCTTTCCTTTTTTAATCAGGAATTCATTACAGATACACCAAGGGTTTATCTTCTTGATCAATATTCTATTTTTGGCACTGCCATACCCGAAAAACTAGCCGATAAATATCGTCCTATTCCATCAACTGGCTGGAGACATCGTTTGGCTAGTCGTTTCCCTAAGATATTTTCCTCTAAAAATATCAATTGTATTGGCGAACAATCATTTTCCTACAATCCTGTCTTGATAGATCGCTGGCCTGTACAATTGAAAGGATATTGGCAATCGGAAAAATATTTTTTATATATAAGGGACCAGCTTATAAATGAAATCTCATTAAAACAGCTGCCTAATGCAGAAAACCTCGGATGGTTAAGAAAGATTACATCCTGCGACTCAATTTGTCTGCATGTCCGACGCGGTGATTATGTGACAAATCCAGCTGCATCAAAGACACATGGACTTTGCGGAATTGATTATTATCAAAAAGCAATAATAAATCTTGGTGAGAAGATACCTGCCGGTGAATTTTTTGTTTTTTCGGATGATTTACAATGGTCTAAGGATCATCTCAAGTTTACTCATCCATCACATTTTGTTGATTGTAATCCTCCCGATAAAGGCCCAGAAGATCTCAGACTGATGCAAAACTGTAAGCATTTTATCACAGCAAATAGTAGTTTTAGCTGGTGGGCTGCTTGGCTAGGGCAAAATCCTTTTAAAATCGTAATTAGTCCTACAAAATGGTTTGCTACGGGCAACTATGATACTTCTGATCTATACCCCTCTACTTGGATAAGACTTTAG